In the genome of Halodesulfovibrio sp. MK-HDV, the window GCGGAACCACCTCATGATCTTCATTCTTATAGCAACCACAGATGAGTGCGCCGTCTGCGTCGTACAAAAAGAGCCCTGATGTGCTTTTATGCGATAGCTCTTCATGAATGAACTTGTCTGCCCGCTCCAATCGCCCTTCTTTTAAAGGAGTCGCTAAGTGAGTCGAAAGTATCTGCGCATGTTCTGTATGATTCTGAATAAAATTTTGTATACGCTGATCAATAGCAAACAAGTAGTACAACATATTAAAAACAATAAGAAATATTGCTGTTAAAAGAATGCTGACTGCAATAAAATTTTTGGTGTAGCTGTCTGGAAAAAACTGCAGCTTGATTATCCGCTTCAGCATTGCACTACCGCCTGATCATGGAGCTTCTAAACATATAGAAAAACAACGTTAACACTATTTTCAAAATAGCGTAGCCAGACTTTCTAAGCAATCTATAAATTAATCATTTCTAATGCTTGCGACCTGTTTTCTTCACCAATGAAAAAAGAAGCTGAGCATCAGGGCTACGTCCAACATACAAACATCCGACATACCCCAAAGCCACAACGGGAATGCAAAGCAAACTGGCAATTCCAAACGGTACCGCCCACCAGCAAGCAATGCCCACAAAAACACTCATCAAGGCGTATACCAAATTCCATCTGCCCGGTTGAGCCAGACAAACACCCTCACGTCGCAACAGGACATACAACAAAATACAGTTGACCCAACCACCGCATGATACCGCCAACGCAAGCCCTGCTCCGCCCCACATTTGCATGAAGAGTGCGCCTGACACCACAGTCACCGCCAGATTACATCCCCCCGCTAATAAGGGAATACGGCTGTTTTGCTTTGCGTAATACCCGCTAAGCAAAGGACGCGTGATGGCAAAAGCTGGAAGCCCCAAAGAAAACGCCTGTAGCATGGCAGAAGCCGCAGCAGCATCTAAGGCTGAAAACGCCCCGCGCTCAAAGAAAAATTGAAGAACAGGATGTGCCAGAACATACAATCCGACAGCAGCAGGAAGAGACAAAAACAATGTAAATTGCACAGCAGAGGCCAACACCTCGCCATATTTCTGCCTGTCGTTAGAAACAGCAAGAGAAGATAGTGCCGGAAGAACCGCAACGCCAATGGCTACACCAATTAAACCCAAAGGAAACTGTACAAGCCTGTCCGCAAAATAGAGCTTTGCAATGGTGCCTTTTGCCTGAAACGAAGCAAGCATCGTCACTAACACGACACTGAGCTGAAATACCGCCCCGCTTAATATTGTGGGCACGAGAGTTTTTCCCAGTGAACGGGCATGCGCATCACGCAATGTCCAAGCGCCACGCCAAAATACTTCACCACGAAGAAACATGAGCTGTAAAAGAACCTGCAGCACGCCGCCGATGACCAACGACACACACAGGGTTTCCGCAACGGGTAAGGAACAAATCCACGCGATGCTTGCACCAAGCACGAGTGTGCAATTCAGTACCAGCGGCGCGAGTGCAGGTGCATAAAAATGTTTACGGCTATGCAGTACACCAGATAAAAACGCTACCAGACCAATGCACACAAGATACGGCAACGTCATAGTCAGCAGAGTATTCGCATGATCAAAAACATCCGGAGACATAGACAACCCCGGTGCCAGTACCGCTGCAAGTATCTTGCTTCCGTATTCTGCCAGCACCAGCAATAATGAAAAAATTCCGACAGTCCACAAAAGACAAGTACGGATAAGTGATGCCGCCCTTGCTTCACCTTCCACTTCACGAACATGGGTGACCGTTGCCGTGACAGCGGAAGAGAGTGAACCTTCTGCAAATAATTTTCTAAAAAGATTAGGAATACGGAACGCCACAATCAGCGCATCCGCCAATGGGCCTGCACCAAGCAACGACGCGATCATGACATCGCGCAACAAGCCAACGATACGCGAAAGCAAACTACCCGCAGAAACGACTGCGGCAGCAAGAGAAATGCTCGTCCATGAATTCGATTGAGATTCCATATGGCCCTATATGTTTGATGTAAAACTATTTGATATGATATAGTATTTGCTGAGATTATCTTCAAATTGTACGTTGGCCGCGATTCCTGTAACGTGCAGATATAGTATTCATATGATCTACAGCAATGGAACCTCATGCCTAACCAGTCTATATTTTTGAATTTACGCTATTTATCACCATTACTCATTCCTTTTTTCCTCTTTTTTGTCGGAGGAATAGTACTGGCTGTTCTTCAATCTCTAGGAATGGGGTTACCGTTTCCCTATGAAGGCGGTCTACTAGACAGCTACAAAGCGTTGCTCACACCCTATATGCTGCGTTCGTTTCTTCTGTCCATAAAAGTCGGCGCACTGGCTGCGCTGTTTTCTGTGGCCATCGGTACCGTTCTGGCGGTTGGATTATGGAGAATGCCGTCTGTTTTGCAGCAGGCGGGTGTTATTTACAAAATCCCCCTCATTCTGCCGCACCTTGCAGTAGGATTTATCGTTTTCTTTTTCTGGGCAAAATCAGGACTGGTTTCGTCTGCCATGTTCCATGCGGGAGTCACCGCCACACCGCAGGATTTTCCATCTATATTATTCGGCGGAGACGGTTGGGGCATGATCATCGCCTACACCTACAAGCAAATTCCGTTTGCGTTGCTCATGGTCTATGCGTCACTCAAACGACTGGATATGCGTCTGCTGGAAACAGCTTACATGCTGGGAGCAGGACATTTCCGAACATTTCGTACCGTCACGTATCCTCACATCTGCGGCGCCCTGCATTCAACATTTTGCATTCTTTTCCTATTCGGATTCGGTGCATTTGAGATTCCGTTTTTACTCGGCGGCTCACAGCCTGCTATGCTCAGCATTGAAGCATACAACATGTATTTTAGAAAAGAGCTGTACCATCGCCCGCAAGCCATGGCGATTCTCATCAGCATATTTCTATTCTCCATTGTCTTTCTCACCTTCTATCTGCGATCAGTAGCAAAGACACGTCCGGAGGAAATACATGGCTAGAACCACCCTGCGCCACAAATTATTGTTCCTGTTTTTCATACTCTTTTTCGTCGGCCCTACCGCGGTGCTCGTCATTTCTTTGTTCGCCCCCGGCTGGACATGGCCGGATATTATTCCAACACAATATTCCACCAAAGCGTTGCAATCTGTATGGCAACATAGCAACCCTATCCTGCTGCATCTTAGTGTTTCAGTGCTGTACTCACTGGCGACGACATTCTGCACGCTTATACTCTGCCTGTTACCTGCTTACCATTTTGCACGAGTTCATTTTGCAGGTAAAAATGTACTGCAAGGAATTTTACTTACGCCTGCGCTCGTTCCAGCCATGACGTTCTCTATGGGGATTCACCACGTCTTTATCAAATTTTCTCTGGCAGATACCTTTGCAGGGGTTGTGCTCATCTTGACTATTTTCAGCTACCCGTTCATGCTTCGCGCCCTTATTTCAGGCTTTGAGGCATACAGCGAAGAATATGAACTCTGCGCAAAAAACTTGGGTGCATCGTTATGGATGCAGCTACGTTATGTAACATTTCCACTACTGCTTCCAAGCATTATCGCGGGTGGTTCTGTGGTCTTTTTAGTGGCATTTTCAGATTACTATCTCGTATTCCTCATCGGCGGCGGCGTTGTGCCTTCCTTCACCGGCTACCTGTTCCCGTTTATCACAGGGGCGGATAGAGCCATGGCAAGCGCGCTCACGCTCATATTCCTGATTGTTCCGGTTGTACTGTTCGTTCTGGTAGAACTCTCCGTACGCCGCTTCTATCAACGGGCAGGACTGTACTAAAAAACACTCTCCGCCTTCAGCCTTCTATACGATACAGACATCATGCTAACCAAACACTCTTCACTTCTTCCGCAACTCTCGCTTTGCGCTGCCATGACACTGTGGGCAAGCTCTTTTGTTGCGATGAAGTTCGCCATTGTCGCATTTTCGCCAATGCTTGTGGTCTTCTGCCGTATGGCTATTGCCTCGCTTGTCCTGCTTACTCAATGGCGCCGAATTGAAATTAAAAAAATCCCTCGCGAACACTGGAAAACTTTTGCTTTTTTAGTGCTCTGTGAGCCGTGTCTTCTTTTCATCTTTGAAGCACATGCGCTGAAATACACATCCGCATCACAAGCAGGAATGATCTGCTCCATTGTTCCTATCTTTGTGGCTGTGGGGTCATATCTACTCTATCGAGAAAAGCAGCCAAAAATAGTCTGGGCTGGATTTATTACAGCCATTGGCGGCGTGGCGCTTCTCTCCATGAAAAGCATTGCCACTGATTCGGCTC includes:
- the murJ gene encoding murein biosynthesis integral membrane protein MurJ; translation: MESQSNSWTSISLAAAVVSAGSLLSRIVGLLRDVMIASLLGAGPLADALIVAFRIPNLFRKLFAEGSLSSAVTATVTHVREVEGEARAASLIRTCLLWTVGIFSLLLVLAEYGSKILAAVLAPGLSMSPDVFDHANTLLTMTLPYLVCIGLVAFLSGVLHSRKHFYAPALAPLVLNCTLVLGASIAWICSLPVAETLCVSLVIGGVLQVLLQLMFLRGEVFWRGAWTLRDAHARSLGKTLVPTILSGAVFQLSVVLVTMLASFQAKGTIAKLYFADRLVQFPLGLIGVAIGVAVLPALSSLAVSNDRQKYGEVLASAVQFTLFLSLPAAVGLYVLAHPVLQFFFERGAFSALDAAAASAMLQAFSLGLPAFAITRPLLSGYYAKQNSRIPLLAGGCNLAVTVVSGALFMQMWGGAGLALAVSCGGWVNCILLYVLLRREGVCLAQPGRWNLVYALMSVFVGIACWWAVPFGIASLLCIPVVALGYVGCLYVGRSPDAQLLFSLVKKTGRKH
- a CDS encoding ABC transporter permease; protein product: MPNQSIFLNLRYLSPLLIPFFLFFVGGIVLAVLQSLGMGLPFPYEGGLLDSYKALLTPYMLRSFLLSIKVGALAALFSVAIGTVLAVGLWRMPSVLQQAGVIYKIPLILPHLAVGFIVFFFWAKSGLVSSAMFHAGVTATPQDFPSILFGGDGWGMIIAYTYKQIPFALLMVYASLKRLDMRLLETAYMLGAGHFRTFRTVTYPHICGALHSTFCILFLFGFGAFEIPFLLGGSQPAMLSIEAYNMYFRKELYHRPQAMAILISIFLFSIVFLTFYLRSVAKTRPEEIHG
- a CDS encoding ABC transporter permease, whose product is MARTTLRHKLLFLFFILFFVGPTAVLVISLFAPGWTWPDIIPTQYSTKALQSVWQHSNPILLHLSVSVLYSLATTFCTLILCLLPAYHFARVHFAGKNVLQGILLTPALVPAMTFSMGIHHVFIKFSLADTFAGVVLILTIFSYPFMLRALISGFEAYSEEYELCAKNLGASLWMQLRYVTFPLLLPSIIAGGSVVFLVAFSDYYLVFLIGGGVVPSFTGYLFPFITGADRAMASALTLIFLIVPVVLFVLVELSVRRFYQRAGLY